Proteins found in one Leptospira terpstrae serovar Hualin str. LT 11-33 = ATCC 700639 genomic segment:
- a CDS encoding DUF1801 domain-containing protein, translating to MNRLSMPTTVEEYIQSLPKDRKEPFSKLRETVKKNLPKGFEETIQYNMIGYVVPKKTYPAGYHVTPELALPFIHIASQKNGLALYHMGIYSDLKLLKWFQTEYPKHCKTKLDMGKSCIRFKKLEEIPWALIGDLSKKMSPKDWIALYEKNLQESKLNKKNSSKK from the coding sequence TTGAATCGTTTGTCTATGCCCACCACTGTAGAAGAATACATCCAATCGTTACCAAAAGACCGAAAAGAACCATTTTCGAAACTACGAGAAACCGTCAAAAAAAATCTCCCCAAAGGTTTTGAAGAAACCATTCAGTACAACATGATTGGTTATGTTGTACCCAAAAAAACCTATCCTGCCGGTTACCATGTAACTCCTGAACTTGCACTTCCCTTCATCCATATCGCTTCCCAAAAGAATGGACTGGCACTCTATCATATGGGAATCTATTCTGATCTAAAACTTTTGAAATGGTTCCAAACAGAATATCCCAAACATTGCAAAACGAAATTGGATATGGGCAAAAGTTGTATTCGGTTTAAAAAACTAGAAGAGATTCCTTGGGCCTTGATTGGTGATTTATCAAAAAAAATGAGTCCTAAGGATTGGATTGCACTTTATGAAAAAAATTTACAAGAATCGAAATTAAATAAAAAGAATTCTTCCAAAAAGTGA